One Triticum dicoccoides isolate Atlit2015 ecotype Zavitan chromosome 5B, WEW_v2.0, whole genome shotgun sequence genomic window carries:
- the LOC119306043 gene encoding protein ALTERED PHOSPHATE STARVATION RESPONSE 1-like yields the protein MLHSFQRTRKVMVDSHEAQRQIMFEANSFTGPAYEKFCNDAQRHATLKLEVELRNWRSCFVSYVSAQKAYIESLDGWLSKFMLTDTIR from the exons ATGTTGCATAG CTTTCAGAGAACTAGGAAAgtaatggtggactctcatgaagcACAAAGACAGATAATGTTTGAGGCAAATTCCTTCACCGGCCCTGCGTATGAGAAATTCTGCAATGATGCCCAGCGGCATGCTACTCTCAAGCTGGAGGTCGAGCTTAGGAACTGGAGGTCCTGCTTCGTGAGCTACGTCAGTGCTCAGAAGGCGTACATCGAATCCCTTGATGGTTGGTTGTCCAAGTTCATGCTCACAGACACCATCCGTTAA